In one window of Deltaproteobacteria bacterium DNA:
- a CDS encoding DUF507 family protein: MKIYRRVIPKIAKDVIRALLAGRAIEVEDGHRDEAELDVAGIIVDYMDALDKLKHDALDALQRHKLPADMLGRVKQSLAQNRKIVTGEGAFEHIVNRVIEGLFDSKHIEEIFVEDHELRKIVQVAIQKYLGVDEELDREVRGRLKNLREGTSEWEVEYGRLIEQMRSTHVL; this comes from the coding sequence ATGAAGATCTACAGACGGGTAATTCCTAAAATCGCTAAGGACGTTATTCGCGCCCTTTTGGCCGGCCGTGCTATCGAGGTCGAAGACGGTCATCGTGATGAGGCTGAACTCGATGTCGCCGGCATTATCGTCGATTATATGGACGCTCTTGATAAGCTTAAGCATGATGCTCTTGACGCACTACAACGTCATAAGTTACCTGCTGATATGCTGGGCCGCGTCAAACAAAGTCTTGCCCAAAATCGCAAAATAGTTACTGGTGAAGGGGCTTTTGAACACATTGTTAATCGTGTGATCGAGGGTTTATTCGACTCAAAACATATTGAAGAAATTTTTGTCGAAGACCACGAACTTCGTAAAATTGTACAAGTGGCCATCCAGAAGTATCTTGGTGTTGATGAAGAACTTGACCGTGAAGTACGTGGCCGATTGAAAAACCTGCGCGAAGGTACCTCTGAGTGGGAGGTTGAATACGGTCGTCTCATTGAACAAATGCGCAGCACTCATGTATTATAA